From Triticum aestivum cultivar Chinese Spring chromosome 7B, IWGSC CS RefSeq v2.1, whole genome shotgun sequence:
ATTTTGTCGAAGTTTAGCCAGAATTGGTTTAGGAAAATGAAACAACAATTCCCATGTTCCAACAAAGGCGCGCGCATGGATTTTTGAATACGAAATTAATTAACATCCGTTGATCGTTGTTGCTGCGCCCATATCGTCGATCGTGTCACCAACGATCGAATGAAAGGTCGATCAGACTTGCATGCCGTCGTCACTGTCGGCATCGGTCGTCTCCATTTTGTCACTGACCTCGCCACCCTTTCCTCTCTCGATGTACACCATGTCGATGTTGTACAGTACCGGGATCATGACCATGGAGCAGAGGCACGCCAGCACCGGCCCGAAAATCCACAGCAGAAACGGAACGCCGCCGAAGAAGAGCCTGTTCCCGACGAAGTTGAGCAGGAACCCCCTGTCCAGGACCTCGAGGACGTACTCCTTGTTGACCGGCAGGTGGCGGCCGCCGTTGGGGAGGGCGAAGAGGTGGGAGAGGGCGTTGACGAGGAAGGTGGCCTGGTTGAAGGTGCAGATGGCGAGGGTGTGGCAGAGGAAGGACAGGAGGAAGGCGGTGAGGAGGGCCACGTACTTGAGCGCCATCATGTACTCGCCGTGCGCGCCGAAGACGGCGTCGCTGATCGGCTTCTTGACGGCGTAGGTGCTGCTGAGCACGGCGGCCACGCCGGTGCAGAAGAGGACGGACGTGGTGGCCACCAGCGTGGAGCCCATGATCACGTTCCGC
This genomic window contains:
- the LOC123159939 gene encoding uncharacterized protein; protein product: MAWRESYLDLVLIPVGLLFPIVYHMWLWRAVRSCPLRSTIGINAAARRLWVLSMMKDNEKKAVLVVQSLRNVIMGSTLVATTSVLFCTGVAAVLSSTYAVKKPISDAVFGAHGEYMMALKYVALLTAFLLSFLCHTLAICTFNQATFLVNALSHLFALPNGGRHLPVNKEYVLEVLDRGFLLNFVGNRLFFGGVPFLLWIFGPVLACLCSMVMIPVLYNIDMVYIERGKGGEVSDKMETTDADSDDGMQV